A DNA window from Bacteroides cellulosilyticus contains the following coding sequences:
- a CDS encoding family 10 glycosylhydrolase encodes MKFTYLCAAFACIFSLAVQPLSAGKKKKVQNQEQKVALGVWDDVDKSATVESLILWMKPFDEAGIKNYYMCGSPEEVARYIEAAKSYQGAKVHAWMFTVNAPGDSAALAHPEWFDVNRIGYNSHEYDPYVKHYKWLSPSVPEARRYMKDKAASYAALEGLTSVHLDFIRYNDAVLGRRLQQYKFKIQQDTYRAEYDFGYHPVAIEKFKKLFGYSPLDLQAPWMSPEWLQFRLNEVTSLVNEIVEATHSEGKLVSAAVFPYPTRARMTVYQDWPTWKIDIVCPMNYQSFYSESLEWIPFSIENGLRETFHKNKYVSGLFVPDITAEELYTAAKLSIEAGADGVNFFNARSLLKDGKLQVVSRINQEYNL; translated from the coding sequence ATGAAATTTACTTATTTATGTGCAGCATTTGCGTGCATTTTCAGTTTGGCTGTTCAGCCGTTATCAGCCGGTAAAAAAAAGAAAGTTCAAAACCAGGAACAAAAGGTTGCTTTGGGAGTCTGGGACGATGTGGATAAAAGTGCCACGGTGGAGTCTCTGATTCTCTGGATGAAGCCTTTCGATGAGGCCGGTATCAAGAATTATTATATGTGTGGCTCACCGGAAGAAGTGGCGCGTTATATTGAGGCTGCCAAGTCCTATCAGGGTGCAAAAGTGCATGCGTGGATGTTTACTGTGAATGCTCCCGGGGATTCTGCGGCGTTGGCGCATCCCGAATGGTTTGATGTAAACCGGATAGGTTATAACAGTCATGAATATGACCCTTATGTAAAGCATTATAAATGGCTGAGTCCTTCTGTGCCTGAGGCTCGACGGTATATGAAAGATAAAGCGGCTTCTTATGCAGCTTTGGAAGGACTGACTTCTGTGCATCTGGATTTTATTCGTTATAATGATGCTGTACTGGGACGACGCCTACAACAATACAAGTTTAAGATTCAGCAAGATACCTATCGCGCTGAATATGATTTTGGCTATCATCCGGTAGCAATAGAAAAGTTTAAGAAACTGTTCGGTTACTCTCCGTTAGATTTGCAGGCTCCGTGGATGAGTCCGGAATGGTTGCAGTTTCGTTTGAATGAGGTCACTTCTTTGGTGAATGAGATTGTAGAAGCGACCCATTCTGAAGGTAAATTGGTTTCGGCGGCTGTTTTTCCTTATCCCACTCGTGCCCGCATGACAGTTTATCAGGACTGGCCTACCTGGAAAATAGATATTGTATGCCCGATGAATTATCAGTCGTTTTATTCGGAAAGCCTTGAATGGATACCGTTTAGCATAGAAAACGGTTTGCGCGAAACTTTCCATAAGAATAAGTATGTATCCGGTTTATTTGTTCCTGATATTACGGCTGAAGAGCTATATACAGCTGCAAAACTATCTATCGAAGCAGGAGCAGACGGCGTGAATTTCTTTAATGCACGTTCTTTGCTGAAGGATGGAAAGTTGCAAGTGGTCAGCAGGATTAATCAGGAATATAACTTGTAA
- a CDS encoding sodium:solute symporter: protein MSPISVIITIAAYFVILFTISYIAGRKADNEGFFVGNRKSAWYVVAFAMIGSSISGVTYVSVPGMVAASSFGYLQMVLGFVAGQFIIAFVLTPLFYRMNLVSIYEYLENRFGMSSYRTGAWFFFISKMLGAAVRLFLVCLTLQLLVFEPFGLPFILNVAITVALVWLYTFRGGVKSLIWTDSLKTFCLVVSVVLCISYIASDLNLSLSSMISTIVDSDMSRIFFFDDVNSKQYFFKQFFAGAFTMIAMTGLDQDMMQRNLSCKNFKDSQKNMITSVISQFFVILLFLMLGVLLYIFAGNQGIQVEKSDELFPLIATGNYFPAIVGILFIIGLISSAYSAAGSALTALTTSFTVDILGTKGRTEEEIVKIRKRVHIGMAVIMGITIFVFNLLNNTSVIDAVYILASYTYGPILGLFAFGIFMKQQVRDKYIPLVAILSPILCFILQKNSEAWFNGYQFSYELLIFNALFTFIGLCLLIRKDKN, encoded by the coding sequence ATGAGCCCGATATCTGTAATCATTACTATTGCCGCTTATTTCGTGATCTTGTTCACTATATCTTATATAGCCGGCAGAAAAGCCGACAATGAAGGCTTCTTTGTTGGTAACCGTAAATCGGCCTGGTATGTTGTGGCATTTGCCATGATTGGGTCCAGCATCTCCGGAGTGACGTATGTATCAGTACCGGGTATGGTGGCTGCCAGTAGTTTCGGCTACCTGCAAATGGTATTGGGATTTGTTGCGGGACAGTTCATCATAGCATTCGTATTGACGCCACTGTTCTACCGGATGAACCTGGTATCCATCTATGAATATCTGGAAAATCGTTTTGGTATGTCTTCCTATCGGACAGGCGCATGGTTCTTCTTCATCTCTAAGATGCTGGGAGCCGCGGTACGTTTGTTCCTCGTATGTCTGACACTTCAACTGCTGGTATTCGAACCGTTTGGATTACCATTTATTTTGAATGTGGCCATTACCGTAGCATTAGTATGGCTCTATACGTTCCGGGGTGGAGTAAAATCTCTAATCTGGACAGATTCACTCAAAACATTCTGCCTGGTGGTATCCGTAGTTCTCTGCATCAGTTATATTGCTTCCGATCTCAATCTGTCGCTGAGCAGTATGATCAGTACAATAGTCGATAGTGACATGTCACGCATCTTCTTCTTTGACGATGTAAACAGTAAACAATATTTCTTCAAACAATTCTTTGCCGGGGCATTCACTATGATTGCCATGACAGGACTGGATCAGGACATGATGCAACGTAACCTCAGCTGCAAGAACTTCAAAGATTCACAGAAAAATATGATTACGAGTGTTATATCACAGTTCTTCGTAATTCTGTTGTTCCTGATGCTGGGAGTATTGCTTTACATCTTCGCTGGTAACCAGGGCATTCAGGTAGAAAAGAGCGATGAACTCTTCCCATTGATAGCCACCGGTAACTACTTTCCTGCAATTGTAGGTATCTTGTTTATCATCGGACTTATTTCTTCGGCTTATTCCGCTGCCGGCTCAGCGCTGACAGCTTTAACAACTTCCTTTACAGTGGATATCCTCGGGACAAAAGGCAGGACGGAAGAAGAAATCGTAAAGATACGCAAGCGGGTACATATTGGTATGGCTGTAATTATGGGTATCACGATATTCGTATTCAACCTATTGAATAACACAAGTGTAATCGATGCCGTATATATACTGGCAAGTTACACATACGGCCCCATTCTCGGATTATTCGCATTCGGTATATTCATGAAACAACAGGTTCGCGACAAATATATCCCATTGGTAGCCATCCTCTCCCCTATCCTTTGCTTCATCCTGCAAAAGAATTCGGAAGCCTGGTTCAATGGATATCAGTTCAGCTACGAACTGCTGATATTCAACGCTCTGTTCACGTTTATCGGACTTTGCCTGTTGATCAGAAAAGATAAGAACTAA
- a CDS encoding SusC/RagA family TonB-linked outer membrane protein, which produces MQKLLILSVTGLMLMCGGYIPGMSVSAQNTTSSSTQNSRRISGVVTDTQGEPIIGATVLVKGTGIGTATDIDGKFSLDIPSNGKTLVVSFIGFDAQEIPVTNNATYKIQLSGTDYALDEVVVTALGMKREKKALGYSVQDVKGDALIENRTANIATSLNGKIAGMNISSTSIPGGSNRIVIRGNNSISGNNMPLVVVDGVPFDNSQGVDDVNTNSWGAGYSDTGDGLSMLNPDDVESISVLKGPSATALYGSRGGNGVILVTTKQGQGGRTKVSYNSNFTFENVMIQPEFQNEYGQGTDGAFVATSRNSWGPKMGTVVTDWTGQTRPLEAKNNDFSDFMDTGTSWTNSLDITSSAGKMNYRVGMSNTMRKGVIPKNELNKTNFSIRAGGEIIKNLTLDAKLNYTYQKGQGRPEFSASGFNPIFALIYTPRSINLHEMKDVFDKDGKIIDWYPSMLTVVNNPYALTSLSGNKDVTNRINGFASLTYEVSSWLKAMVRFGGDTYGKKTEKWIRHDLISSAGYKDGRFSTGQYNMAEYNADFLVTAQKDKIADSKISGMLSVGGNLMNRQYNSFYATAEGLNIPELYTIQNGQSKTTSTSKSEKEVQSLYALGQLSWDNYLFLDITVRNDWSSTLPKDNRSFFYPSFSLGWVVTDMLTKFKVDVPSWLSFAKVRASYAEAGNDTDPYQLLSVLSTVSNMAGGQMGVAEPSTKANSNLKPEIIKSTEFGADIRFFDNRLGFDVTYYNKRAYNQIISMPSSITSGYSAKYINAGRVDNWGWELQMNATPVRTRDWNWNLWVNFAKNSSEVVELYEGVESITLARPMGQNCYVMAKTGEPYGQIYTNGFKYDEKGNRLVGDDGKYIVDPTLRVSGNMNPDWTAGIGSSLRWKNFSFGFLIDVRYGGDVYLQSMMRLQSNGQTKETVAGREEFYSTGKGLISQGVNVNTGAPNTVELNPTAYWGQFYGNIGNYVYDATNVRLRELNFSWILPDKWFNKTIISGIKVSAVANNVCFLYNNLPGFDPECTYSTGNGQGVETAALPSTRSFGFNLNVTF; this is translated from the coding sequence ATGCAAAAACTTTTAATTCTATCAGTAACCGGCCTGATGCTTATGTGCGGCGGTTACATCCCTGGAATGAGTGTAAGTGCACAAAATACCACTTCGTCTAGTACACAGAACTCAAGAAGGATTTCCGGAGTAGTGACAGACACTCAGGGTGAACCGATTATCGGAGCAACTGTACTTGTAAAAGGAACAGGCATCGGTACAGCAACAGATATCGACGGCAAGTTCTCTCTGGATATTCCATCAAATGGAAAAACCTTAGTAGTATCTTTCATTGGATTCGACGCGCAGGAAATTCCTGTTACAAATAATGCTACGTACAAAATACAGTTAAGCGGAACAGACTATGCTCTGGACGAGGTAGTGGTGACGGCTTTAGGTATGAAGCGTGAAAAGAAGGCGCTCGGCTATTCAGTGCAAGACGTAAAAGGAGACGCTCTTATTGAAAACCGGACTGCAAACATTGCCACATCACTGAATGGTAAGATTGCCGGTATGAATATTTCTTCAACTTCTATTCCCGGTGGTTCAAACCGTATCGTCATCCGTGGTAACAACTCTATATCCGGTAATAATATGCCGTTGGTAGTAGTGGATGGAGTGCCGTTCGACAACTCTCAAGGCGTTGACGACGTAAATACAAACTCTTGGGGTGCAGGTTATTCGGATACCGGTGACGGACTATCTATGCTGAATCCTGATGACGTTGAATCAATTTCTGTACTGAAGGGTCCTTCGGCTACAGCTCTTTACGGTTCACGCGGTGGTAACGGTGTGATTCTGGTTACAACCAAACAAGGACAGGGTGGCAGAACCAAAGTGTCATACAATAGCAACTTTACTTTTGAAAATGTAATGATCCAACCGGAATTCCAGAATGAATACGGTCAGGGTACAGATGGAGCATTTGTGGCTACCTCACGTAACTCCTGGGGTCCCAAAATGGGTACGGTTGTTACAGACTGGACAGGACAGACCCGTCCTTTGGAAGCGAAAAACAACGATTTTTCCGACTTCATGGACACCGGTACATCGTGGACCAATTCTCTTGACATCACAAGTTCCGCCGGTAAGATGAACTATCGTGTAGGTATGTCAAACACGATGCGTAAGGGTGTTATCCCGAAGAATGAGTTAAACAAAACAAACTTTTCTATTCGCGCAGGCGGCGAAATCATCAAGAACCTGACTCTCGATGCTAAATTGAACTATACTTATCAGAAAGGTCAGGGACGTCCTGAATTCTCTGCTTCAGGTTTCAACCCGATATTCGCTCTTATTTATACTCCGCGCAGCATCAACCTGCACGAGATGAAAGATGTTTTTGATAAAGACGGAAAGATTATCGACTGGTATCCCAGTATGCTTACGGTGGTAAATAACCCGTATGCACTGACTTCTCTCAGCGGTAACAAGGACGTAACCAATCGTATCAATGGTTTCGCTTCATTGACATACGAGGTTAGCAGCTGGCTGAAAGCTATGGTTCGCTTCGGTGGTGACACTTATGGCAAGAAGACCGAAAAGTGGATACGCCATGACTTGATTTCAAGTGCAGGTTATAAGGATGGTCGTTTCTCAACCGGTCAATACAATATGGCTGAATACAATGCAGATTTCCTGGTTACAGCACAAAAGGATAAGATTGCAGACTCCAAAATCTCCGGAATGCTTTCTGTTGGTGGTAACCTGATGAACCGCCAGTACAATAGTTTCTATGCCACAGCCGAAGGTTTGAACATTCCTGAACTGTATACCATTCAGAATGGTCAGTCCAAGACTACTTCGACTTCCAAATCAGAAAAAGAAGTTCAATCCCTCTATGCACTGGGACAATTGTCATGGGATAACTACCTGTTCCTCGATATAACTGTACGTAATGACTGGTCTTCCACATTACCGAAGGATAACCGCTCATTCTTCTATCCCTCATTCTCTCTGGGTTGGGTAGTGACGGATATGTTGACCAAGTTCAAAGTAGATGTTCCCAGCTGGCTTTCTTTCGCTAAAGTACGCGCATCTTATGCTGAAGCAGGAAATGACACCGATCCATATCAGCTGTTGTCTGTATTATCTACAGTTTCTAACATGGCAGGTGGTCAGATGGGCGTAGCAGAACCTTCTACGAAAGCAAACTCTAACCTTAAACCGGAGATTATCAAATCTACCGAGTTCGGTGCTGATATCCGCTTCTTCGATAACCGTTTAGGATTCGACGTTACATACTACAACAAACGTGCATATAACCAGATCATATCCATGCCTTCATCCATCACTTCGGGATATAGCGCCAAATATATCAATGCAGGACGTGTGGACAACTGGGGATGGGAACTTCAGATGAATGCCACGCCGGTTCGCACACGCGACTGGAACTGGAATCTTTGGGTTAACTTCGCCAAAAATTCTTCTGAAGTCGTAGAACTTTACGAAGGAGTGGAATCCATTACATTAGCTCGCCCGATGGGACAAAACTGTTATGTCATGGCTAAAACAGGTGAACCTTACGGACAGATTTACACGAATGGTTTCAAATATGACGAAAAAGGAAACCGCCTTGTGGGTGATGACGGCAAATACATAGTAGATCCTACCCTCCGTGTTTCCGGTAATATGAACCCGGATTGGACAGCAGGCATCGGTTCTTCATTAAGATGGAAAAATTTCTCTTTCGGATTCCTGATTGATGTCCGCTATGGTGGCGATGTATATCTGCAATCTATGATGCGTCTGCAATCTAATGGCCAGACCAAAGAAACTGTTGCCGGACGCGAAGAATTCTATTCAACCGGTAAGGGATTGATTTCTCAGGGTGTTAATGTAAACACAGGAGCTCCCAATACCGTTGAACTGAATCCTACCGCTTATTGGGGACAGTTCTATGGCAACATTGGAAACTACGTTTATGATGCTACCAACGTACGCCTTCGCGAACTTAATTTCTCCTGGATATTGCCGGACAAATGGTTCAACAAGACAATCATCAGTGGTATTAAAGTCAGTGCTGTAGCCAACAACGTATGCTTCCTGTACAATAACCTTCCGGGATTCGACCCTGAATGTACATACTCTACTGGCAACGGACAGGGTGTAGAAACCGCTGCTCTACCGTCTACCCGTTCATTTGGTTTCAATCTTAATGTTACATTCTAA
- a CDS encoding SusD/RagB family nutrient-binding outer membrane lipoprotein: MNKLFKSIISIIGLSMAFAGCVGDFDDMNTDPNNPTPGSVDPKFQLIFIQGRGIPYANQWQQIDQLMISTFCEYSANDGLSASDYNIDARYVDNIWELTYTVLTNANSLIRANESNPVHNNVVQMARIWKAYAMLRLTNCMGDVPYSEAANDIDQPKYDTQKDIYYTIFEELKDAVSKLDESAAKNVGSYDLIYGGDATKWKKFANSIRLRMAVRISDVDAAKAKTEAAAAISAGVFSSDADAAFLTQGEDKFAQNPIYYHKGSSVLHMSTAYKRLVEGIGGQAWPTAADREANKNITEVILTAKNAPAVVDPRAPIHFEPAGIIESPATPSMNGNWDGTDPGHVASGVGAAMDNGQFVSDFSKIGPWYYETIDRKYPLFKYSELCFLKAIAIELGLASGDAKTEYEAGVRSSMTELGVPENKIANYLASTSPNYYGTTAKYDDVTGTNNTPMDKILTQKYIAQFQECSFETWADHRQFHKPTLMPFASVSSSVFNMNPSDQANNTPNAYIKRIYYPSSEYTVNEANVKEAEKRMGGSNSIQNNLWWDVN, encoded by the coding sequence ATGAATAAGTTATTTAAATCCATTATAAGCATTATTGGTCTTTCAATGGCCTTCGCGGGCTGTGTAGGCGATTTTGACGATATGAATACCGATCCCAACAACCCGACACCGGGTTCAGTAGATCCTAAGTTCCAACTGATATTCATACAGGGACGTGGTATTCCGTATGCCAATCAGTGGCAACAGATAGACCAGCTGATGATCAGTACTTTCTGTGAATATTCGGCTAACGACGGACTCTCGGCTTCCGACTATAACATAGACGCACGCTATGTGGACAACATTTGGGAGTTGACTTACACCGTGCTTACCAATGCCAATTCATTAATCCGGGCCAATGAGAGCAACCCTGTTCACAATAACGTCGTTCAGATGGCACGTATCTGGAAAGCGTATGCTATGTTGCGTTTAACGAATTGTATGGGAGATGTACCTTACTCTGAAGCTGCCAACGACATTGATCAGCCTAAGTATGACACTCAGAAGGACATATATTATACCATATTCGAAGAATTGAAAGATGCCGTAAGTAAACTGGATGAGTCGGCTGCCAAGAATGTCGGTTCTTATGACCTTATTTATGGTGGTGACGCCACCAAATGGAAGAAATTCGCCAACTCTATCCGCCTGCGCATGGCTGTCCGTATCTCCGACGTAGATGCCGCCAAGGCTAAAACAGAAGCCGCAGCTGCCATTTCAGCAGGTGTATTCAGCAGTGACGCTGATGCCGCCTTCCTGACGCAAGGAGAAGATAAATTTGCCCAGAACCCTATTTATTATCATAAAGGTTCTTCGGTGTTGCATATGTCAACGGCTTACAAACGTCTTGTAGAAGGTATCGGTGGACAAGCATGGCCTACCGCAGCCGACCGCGAAGCCAATAAGAATATCACCGAAGTTATTCTTACTGCCAAGAATGCTCCTGCTGTTGTCGATCCTCGCGCTCCGATCCACTTTGAACCCGCAGGTATCATCGAAAGCCCTGCAACTCCAAGCATGAACGGCAATTGGGACGGCACAGATCCGGGACACGTAGCTTCGGGTGTAGGTGCTGCAATGGACAATGGACAGTTTGTTAGCGACTTCTCAAAAATCGGTCCCTGGTATTATGAAACCATTGACAGAAAGTACCCTTTGTTCAAGTACAGCGAACTGTGCTTCCTGAAAGCTATTGCCATCGAACTTGGTCTTGCAAGTGGAGATGCCAAAACAGAATATGAAGCCGGCGTACGCTCAAGTATGACAGAACTGGGAGTTCCGGAAAACAAAATCGCAAATTATCTGGCTTCAACTTCTCCAAACTATTATGGAACCACAGCCAAGTATGACGACGTTACAGGAACTAACAATACACCTATGGATAAGATTCTTACCCAGAAATACATTGCTCAGTTCCAGGAATGTTCTTTTGAAACTTGGGCAGATCATCGCCAGTTCCACAAACCTACGCTTATGCCATTCGCAAGCGTAAGTTCAAGTGTCTTCAACATGAATCCTTCTGATCAGGCTAATAATACTCCAAACGCTTATATCAAGCGTATCTATTATCCTTCTTCGGAATATACCGTTAACGAAGCTAACGTGAAAGAAGCCGAAAAGCGCATGGGTGGAAGCAACAGCATACAAAATAACCTATGGTGGGATGTTAACTAA
- a CDS encoding exo-beta-N-acetylmuramidase NamZ domain-containing protein, translating into MKKLLLLIFLLCSTFWCQAQTDRVILGDEQTSEYFPILKDKRIAIFSNHTGMIGDKHLLDVLLENKFNVVAIFSPEHGFRGNADAGEHVSSSVDSKTGVPILSLYEGKDKKPSRASMQKFDILIVDIQDVGLRFYTYYITMCRLMDVCAEYNKKVLLLDRPNPNGHYVDGPILDMKYKSGVGWLPIPIVHGMTLGELALMINGEDWLPGSRKCDLAVIKCKNYTHQTKYQLPIPPSPNLPNMKSIYLYPATCFFEATPVSLGRGTSLPFQVYGHPNMTGYSYSFTPRSIPGAKNPPQLNKLCHGVDLSNMSNEEIWKRGVDLSYVIDAYRNLNLDDHFFRPFFELLVGRDYVRKMIKEGKSADEIKAMWKDDVKKFKVQRKPYLLYEE; encoded by the coding sequence ATGAAGAAACTTCTGCTACTGATCTTTTTATTGTGTAGTACCTTCTGGTGTCAGGCACAAACAGACCGGGTTATTTTGGGTGACGAACAAACTTCCGAGTATTTTCCCATCCTAAAGGATAAACGGATTGCCATTTTCTCTAATCATACAGGAATGATAGGGGATAAACATCTATTGGATGTCCTTTTAGAAAACAAGTTCAATGTAGTTGCCATTTTCTCACCGGAACACGGATTCCGTGGAAATGCAGATGCAGGCGAGCACGTATCCAGTTCAGTAGACTCTAAAACAGGGGTGCCAATTCTGTCTCTTTATGAAGGGAAGGATAAAAAGCCAAGTAGGGCTTCAATGCAGAAATTTGATATTCTGATAGTAGATATACAGGACGTAGGATTACGTTTTTACACCTATTACATAACGATGTGCCGGCTAATGGATGTCTGTGCGGAATATAACAAGAAAGTTTTGTTATTAGACCGTCCTAATCCGAATGGGCATTATGTAGATGGACCGATTCTGGATATGAAATATAAATCAGGTGTGGGATGGTTGCCGATTCCTATTGTACACGGAATGACATTAGGGGAACTTGCATTAATGATTAATGGAGAAGATTGGTTGCCTGGTTCACGCAAATGTGATCTAGCAGTGATCAAATGCAAGAATTATACACATCAGACTAAATATCAGCTGCCAATTCCCCCATCTCCTAACTTACCGAACATGAAGTCGATATATCTGTATCCGGCTACATGCTTTTTTGAGGCAACTCCCGTCAGCTTGGGTAGAGGAACTTCACTCCCATTTCAGGTTTATGGGCATCCAAATATGACCGGATATAGCTACAGTTTCACCCCAAGAAGTATTCCCGGAGCTAAGAATCCGCCGCAGCTGAATAAACTGTGCCATGGAGTAGACCTAAGCAATATGAGTAATGAAGAAATCTGGAAACGAGGTGTAGATTTATCTTATGTCATCGATGCATATCGTAATCTGAATCTGGATGATCATTTCTTCCGTCCATTCTTTGAATTGCTGGTAGGAAGGGATTATGTACGGAAAATGATAAAAGAAGGAAAAAGTGCCGATGAAATTAAAGCTATGTGGAAAGATGACGTTAAGAAATTCAAGGTGCAACGTAAACCATATCTGCTTTACGAAGAATAA